In the Zingiber officinale cultivar Zhangliang chromosome 5A, Zo_v1.1, whole genome shotgun sequence genome, ATGACTAAAAGTGCTCTGCCAGAGAAGGAAATTACTCAACCGAGTCTCCCCTGACGTTCTGATTACAATATCAGGTTCCGAACAGCTAGCACTGTCTAAGTTCTCCTCTAAGTCGGTGACAAGAATAGAATTAGCAGGATCTGAGCCTTCTCCTGTCTTGTCTTCAAATCGCGCACAAGATTTGTTGATGGCTCGTAAAATTTCATTTGTAGAAGTATATGCCACACAAATTGAAAGAACGGGCCCAGTGTTATTGGCAGTGTGTACCATGGCCTTCTCAGCTGCAGACCGTATTGGCTCAGGCAAGAGGTCCAAGCTTCCCCAAAAGTTGAGCTTCAACCCAAATTTATGCACAATGCTCTCTTCCTCCAAAAGTTGATCAATCTTTTCCTTCATCAAATGCATAAGGGATCCGACCTCTTCTGGTTTTCGCTTAAAGTTATCAATACTGAAAGCATACACTGTCACATACTTGACACCCATTTCATAGCAGTATTGGAGACTAGAAACAAGGGATGTGAAGCCTACATTGTGGCCAGAGCCTTCTTTGATTTGCATTTTCTTGGCATATCTACGGTTACCATCCATGATAAATGCAATATGCTTGGGCATTGGACCAAAGGAGAGCACCGAGAAAAGGCACCTACGCAAGAATCGCCATACACTGTTGAGGTTTTTTGGTTCAGGCCTTTGACTATGCTTCTCCATCTGGAAATTTTAATATCAATTAATGACAATATTTGGAACAGAGTTCAATCAGACAGAAAAAATATTTCAGAAATACCAAGCAAAGACTTAATGGAAATGTATAATGTAAAGTAAAACTCTCTATGGGTACAAGATGGTACACATTATCAACCTGAGCATATTGATTATGAATTACAAAATAACAATTTGTATACTGTACCTTAATGCTATTCTCATGGCGATTACTAAGTCTTGAAGCTGCACAAGGTCTGAGCGCTTACAAGTGGATACTAGTCAGGTTGTCCCTATGCATCGGTCTCATGTTTATCACACATTCTGAGACTTCAGAAGTTCAGCTTTCTATCTGAGCATGTGGTGGATCATTAtatttatgtatgacatgtacttgtGAAGGGAAAGAGCATATCtagtaatgtaatcttgattcaTTCAACTCCCTCTCAATCTGTTTTGATTACTTACAAATTCACCGCAGATTCCTTCTCAATTACTCTCAAATTTCACACTGATTGAGCGTGATGTATTTTTACACTAGCATCTAAGTTTGCTGTTCAATATGTATTTTCCTTTGCATTTCTTTTCAATGTTGCCATGTCACTAAGAAATTATGTATCATTATGTTATTTCTTCACAATTTCTCACATGGTACCAAAGTCAAGATCTTGATCCTCTTCTAGGTGACTGGGTGTAGTCtagtgtttattttatttttgttatttttttaaataaaagattTTTACAATTAGGGAGTTGTTAAAATTTGAGGCAACGAAATTGTATCTTTACAAATAGAAGATCTGCGTTCAAGTCTATAAAAAGGGTTATGATCTCATATAATAAAGGATCTCCAGCTTAATAATATTTGTCTCTTCGTGAGTTTCTACCAGTTGTTGGGCTTATGCAGAGGGATTAAGCTGTGTGCCATTGTTGGCTCATGCATATCAATTATGAGCATGCATATAATTGTTTTTCATGAATTGTTGCACCAGAAGAAGTGGCATCATTCTCATCTAGAAAACATAATTTACAGATCAATCAAAATGCAAATGCTTTGTGCATATTGTGTTATGAGAAAGAAGGGGAACCATAAGATGTATGATTGCCAAGCTGTAGAGGATGTAAGGAACAAAATGTTGGATAAGCTAAACccatgcaaaagaaattttaaagcAAATCAAAATTTATAGAAGATATCATACTTATGCTTTAAAgcaaattaaaataaacaacggAGACATCACAAAATATGAGAAGAAATCCAGCAAATAAACGCCTAAAAAGTAACATTGCCAGCACTAATACgagtaaaaaaaaaaggaaataggagAAGAAAGTAGCTCATACCTCTCTCCCTCCGAAGGTAAATCTCGACCTTCGATCCAAACTTTGGAAGGAATTGAGGGCGAGACTTTATTTAACGGGAGGAATACGTTAAGGATTCACTGCTTCCAAGCAATCAATTGGACAGCAGAGACCGTCCCGCTGTGTGCCTACTTTCGGCGGTTTCGGCAGCCGTAATCTTTGCTTATCAGCTATCCGGATCCCTAGGGTCAAAAGGAGTACTTCAGAGGCTGTTATAGCGGTTGACACAACGGAAAAGGGAGGCCGCGTAGCGTGCAAGCTGAAAAGAAGAACTCCCTTTATTGCGAGGAAAGGTGGAACCTTTACGGCTGACCGAAGATGACGACCGCGCGTGGCAACCCCCAACGAGGCAGCGGCGGCCGCGGCGACCACCTCCGGCGCAGTTGCAACAGCGACGATGGAGAACAGCAGCAGGCAGGCGGAGAAGAACGAGAGAGAGAAGAGGGTAGAAGGTGGGTGCGAGGCGGCGTCGTGGGCGTCGgcaggaaattaaataaaaaatgaaataggGCACTAGTTAGGaagataattatattaattaaattgaatatttttttcaaataagcCCACCTAAATTTTGGAATTCAATTaggtttctaaattttttaaacaataaCTAAAAAATATAACCTACGAGAACCGGCCGGAAGGACGACACAGCACAGGTCCTTTGTTTTTTTATTGTGTAGTCATTATGCCATTATATTATTCAGGGAGTAGATGACAGAAACGAGATTCTCTCAATTAATCAACTCCTAGATAATGTATACACCTTGGTAATGATGCATAGAAAacagtaaatcttgatgttgtaTGTTATATAAATTAGTATTATCATGGTACTGAATTGTATAAATTAGCATCATCTCGATTTGTTGTAAATCAGCACTAAGGTTACAAATCACCTTGGTACCGACCTTGGTGATGATTTCTATTGATAAGTATAAGGGCATCTTTAATGTAAGATTTATGAGAGATTTATAAAATCTAAAAAGTTGAATAAAAAGTTTTAAATCATTGTAGAGGTGAGATTTGAAGTTTGTAATTTAAGGGTAGTAGTGAAAACACAAACTTACTTTTTTATCTTGAATTTAATACAATATGCATGAAATCATACAACTTATACTATGAATGTAATGATAAAAAAAGCTCATTTAAAATTTGAACTATTAGAGATATTTACATAAACTTTCATAATATTATTGATGTAGCATATTgaaatcatgaaaaaaaaatttatttaaaattttaaccatTAAAGATGTCCTAAAGatgatattaatttttataaatcaatATCACCTTAATTAGTAAACCAGTACCAAGCCTTGATGCTGAATCAGCACCAAAGGCTAAGTGGACAAGTGATGTTGATTTATAGCTTTAGTGGTGATTTATAGAAATTAGTATTGTTTTgatattggtttttaaaaatcAGCGTCAAGATTAAGTGGTGCTAATTTAGAGTTTAGTCTTGGTGTTGGTTTGTAACTTTGTTATTAGTTTGTAGAACCTGCATGTTTTATACAAATTAACACCCAGACTAAGTGATACTGGTTTATAACCTTAGTACTATAAATCAGACATAAGATGTATGGTGCtagtttataaaaaaataataaatctatttAGTGTCATTAATTATTCTTGGGATGATAAACCTAAAATAATACTAATTTCTATAAATCATCATTAAAGTTATAAACCAACACCACTTAAGGTGATATTGATTCAGCACCACTTGGTGCTTTGTAATTTTGTTGTTGGTTTGTAGAAACTTGCACCATCTATACAAATCAATATCAAAATTAAGTGGCATTGGTTTATAGTCTTAGTACCCGTCTATATGAATCAAACACAAGGTGAATGGTGCTAGTTtatagaaaaatgataaatccaaTTAGTTTCATTAACTTTCCCTAAGGTGATAGACCCAGTCCCATGAAAATTTTCTATAGGCCACTAAGATAACTTTTGGTTGTACTAtccatttagaaaaaaaatttctacaaatatactataactaaaaaattaaattataaatattcaAATAATAGAATTACAAATacttagatgataatctaaatatTGTATCATAATATCATAACTCCATATTAATTTATAGAAATCAATATAAAAAATGACTAATTTCTATAAAACAGTTGATCCTTGATTTGTTAATTAGCATCAAGACTGGCAAGGTGATGTTGACTTTTAAGGATCAGCCCGATGACTCTGCACGTAATTACAGGAAAGAGAACTTATTGTACGCGGATGAGGCTtgaaagagattaaaaaaatttgatgaaAACCGCGTCGGATGGCGACAGTGGATGCTAATTTggcaaaataaaatcaaattataaTCGACTATCAAATTGATTAAATGTgggaaggattttttttttctccaacGAATCAAACACGAGTAGGAGAGTTAGAAAAATAAGACACAAAGATCGATTGTTTATTTATATTAGCAGACTGCTATTTGCATACCAGCGACCGACTACCAAGTTTTAGTTGCTAAACGATGAACACCTTCAGCGGGTACAGCAGGAGAGACCAAAGTGTTGTCTTTcataataaaatgacaaaaaaaaatcctaaacggGGATTGTTTTGCTGGGAGCTGCGGCGGCTTCCGTCTCCTGCTCGCCCTCGTTCTCGCCGGACATTTCCTCCAGAGACTTCCCCTTCGACTCCGGCACCAAGAAAGTGAAGAGGAGGCCCAGTAGGTTGCAGACGGCCAGCACGAAGAGCGCGTTCCGGACGCCGATGCCGGCCGGATAGCCCTTGTCGCGCTTCGCTGGGTCCCTGCTCTGCGCCGCGTACTGGAACCCGAACGCCCCCACGATGGCCCCGGCCTTCCCCGCCGCCGCCGAGATGCCGTGGCAGGTCGACCGCAGGCGCGCCGGGAAGATCTCCGCAGGCACGATGAACGTCGTGCTGTTCGGCCCGAAGTTGGcgaagaagaaggtcaaggcGTACATGAGGACGAAGCCGATGTGGTTGCCCGGCGTGGTCCAGTGGTGGTAGGGCACGGCGAGGCAGAGCATGAAGACGGTCATGAAGAAGAAGCCCATGATCTGGATGGTGAACCGGCCGATGATGTCGATGAAGGCGACGGTGAACCAGTAGCCCGGCACGGTGCCGCAGAGCGCGATGAGGGTCTGGGCGCGGGCGATGCGGTACACCTCCTCGATGGCGTTCATGCTGGCGGCCTTGGGGATCCAGTTGATGGCGCTGAAGATGTCCTTTTGGAACAGGTTCTGGCTGTAGAAGGCGATGTCGAGGAGGAACCAGGTGGTGGTGGTGCCGAGGAGGTGCAGGCCGTGGCGCCGGGCGAACTCCCTCGAGAAGAGTCCGAAGTTATTCGCCTTCTTCGAGGTCAGCTGCTCCACCTTTTCCTGCTCCTCCACGATTTGCACCTGGAGGACCCTCGACATGTCGGCGGCCGCCTGCTTCGCGTTCTTCGCCACCAAGGCGGTGTACCGCGCCGTCTCCGGCATCTTCATCCGCCAATAGTAGGTCAGCACCGCCGGCGCAGCGCCGAGCATGAGAATGATTCGCCAGACGTAATCGGCTTCGGGCACGGTCGAGCCGGCGCGGTCCACCGCGTAAGGCGGCGCGTCGAACCTGTTCGATGGAATGCGCGTGAGGCGATATCAACTAATAGTAGAGAACTATTTGATCGAAGACGGAACCTGCTATTGAAACCGGCGGAGAATATGAGGGCGACGATGCCGCCGGTGATTATGCCGAAGCCCTGCATGGCAAAGACGGCGGCGATGAAGGCGCCGCGCGTCTTCTTGTTGGCGTACTCGGACATGATGGTGGCGGAGAGCGGGTAGTCTCCGCCGATACCGAAACCGAGCCAGAAGCGGAAGAAGCAGAGCGTGGCCATGACGCCCTTAGCGGTGTGGCCGAAGGAGAGGCCGGAAGCCACGGAGCAGATGACCATCAGCATGAGAGTCATGCCATACACCTTCTTGCGGCCCAACTTGTCGCCGAGCCAGCCGAAGAAGAGCTGGCCGGAGAGCGTGCCGCAGAAGGCGACGCCGTTGACGGCGGCGGAGATGTTGGGCGGCAGCGTGCCCGGTTTTTCAGAGGTCGGGTCGAAGTAATAGATGCGGCCGAGGAGCTTGGTGACGAGGGAGATGCAGAAGAGATCGTAGGCGTCGGTGAAGAAGCCCATGCCGGCGACGATGATGGCGGTGAAGTGGTACCACTGCGTCTTCGCCGCGTCCAGCGCGTGCAGCACTTGCAGGTTGTCTCCTCCTGCCATTGCTCTGCTCTGCTTCTTCCTCGGCTGCTAATCCTTCCTTCTCAACGCACAACTGCACATGATTAGCAGCGACAGTCTCAGCACTTATATAACACGACGAAGAACAAATAATTCGGTCACCATGACAGACACCGCAACACTTTTCAAGTGCTTGAATCGAACAAAAAGTCATGTTTGATTATAAACTAAGTTTTCAGCATGCTACTCAGCTCTCAATCATTTAAAAAAAGATTCCTCCCAATCAAATTTCAAACACATACAACATCTTAACTAGAATCTTCTGATCACGTAAGAACCTTAAATTCTTACAAGAAACCAGAGAGCCATAAGAAGTGGGTCATGAGAACATATGGAAAGGACGCGACCCACACCAAAGTGAAATTAGCACAAGGAGCAACACGAGACGGCACAAAAACTTCAGCATCAGTTGCAGACACGCAAAGCAAAGGAAGTTAACTGAAAGACCAGATAACAATGAAATAAAGCTGGAAGAGAAAGCTTGTACCTGGTCTCTGCTTGTTGGGATTAGGGGGAGGACGAAGCTGTGGAGAAGAATGGAGAAGATGAGTAGATATAATCAGCGTAGGGAAGAGGAACGGGCGAGGTCATAAATAGGCGTTCGGAAATGAGCAGGAGAAGAGGAGGGCGCTCGGTGTGGTGTCAAGGTTAATTAACATTTAGGAAGGAGCAATTTCCATTTTAACATTTAGGAAGGAGCAATTTCCATTTAGGAAGGTTAATTTCCATTTAGGAGAAGAGGAGGGCGCTCGGTGTGGTCTAAATTCAAAGGATTGTCTTATTCAGTCTTCATTCTGAGCATTATCTTTTGGGTCAACGAACGCGGTCGTCGCGACGCAAAGGCAAGTCTCCTCCACCATTTAGTCAACCGCCGAAAAGGAGACGCGCAGTTGATCTTCTACTTTGCTTTCCCATCCTCGTCGACAAAAATATcccaaatataaatttttattacacGTGCAATTAATGTGCGTATTTGATTAACATCCGATTAAATAAATTTCtttttcataatttaattaatgGCTGATGAAGAAATTAATGACCAAGACCTCTAGTCAACTTAATTGGGACTAAGCCACTGACTTAAACGAGTTATTAAGTCCCTTTGTTTTGTTAATTGCACATCGTGAACTTCTCAATATTGTCATCATTCGCATAGCCAAACCTGGGACGAAAGCAACGAGTCAACTTATTTAATGGAAATCGAGGGCTTCCACATCGTTGTCAACCTCCAAATTCATGTAATCGAACTTATTTAAAAGGAGAAGATTAAGTtattcaaattatatatatatatatatatatatatatatatatatatatatatatatatatatatatatatatatataaacttaaatTTTGTATACCGTTCCCATAtgtaaaaatctttatttttattttctaactaAATTTAATAGAcactaatttatctaattattctttataattttaattttaagtataaaaagtttaaaaataagtataatttcatttaaattcagcctattaaactagaatctagtatattttctatcaaattgagcacgactctttttccacctcaattgattgaaaaatatactagatttttttttaaatagtactcaattgaatagaaaatatactaatttttttttaaatggtgcTAAATTTAGAAAGAAGTATATTAAGCAAGAAtgaaatcgtactcaatttgatagaaaatatacttgattcttgtttaaagtgttgaatttaataggaattatattcatttttgaactttttgtgtctaaaaaaatatgaggggcaattttgatagaaaatatactcgattttaatttagagtactgaatttaagaggaattatattcatttttagactttttgtatctAAAAAATATGAGGAACAATTAGGTAACGATAATTACATGAGGGAGTTGAGGTAAACAAAACTTTACATGCAgggagtgaaaataaaattttttggaCATGAGACTGAATGCAAAGTTGAAGTTTTTTGGATTAGGGAGTTTATTGCAAATGATCTTGTTTGAAATCGATGAAGTTAGACCACTGAATTGGCTAGGAAGTTGATCGGAAGAAGAAGGCTTTTGGGAGGATGAAATCTACAGAAAACACCAAAGGGAGTGGAAGGAGAGTCAACAAGCAAGGCAGAGGGTCCTTGGCACAGCTATTCCGACGTTTAAGCTAATGAGGTGGAGGAAATGAATAAGAAGAACAGTAGAAGAGAGTAAGTTTTTCACGATGAGGAAGCATACCTGCACATAAGGGAGTGAGACTGTTTTATAGTACTTTATAATCCTTATATTAAATAAATGTCATGATTAAATGACATTttaaaataaggaaaatattttatttgtgtaTTTTTACAGTATTAAACAATTTCATCACTCATATATTACGGATATTCTGTATctatatcaatatattattctaCGTGCTTCTgacaacatgcataatattaattGTGGAATTGAGTCATAATTTACGAGGCTCATTGGGCTATTTGGGGCTCAAGCCGACTAAGATTCTGTTTGGTTAGGGGTAATGTAacaaaatttgtaatgtaattaatattacattactacatttggttaaaaaattatatattttttatttagtgtcaattatttttttataagaaatataatttatattattataaaataataaaaatattcttataactaaatttaagtaattttatttttcctcttaattaaattcaattaaatcgaACTAAATTAACAAGTtcaaattaaaccaaactaaATTTTATTGAATAAAACAAAATTAgactaaattaaatcaaattttaccgaaccaaataaaactcaTATCAAATAAATCACTTTGCTCGGATCAAATCAATTGAGTTAAACTAAATTTTCCTCCAGGTGTGGCCATTTACTGGCATTTTCAGATCTTATTACATCCATCATAATGCCCATTACCATAGGCAAAAAAATAAACCATATGACAAACATGCAGTTAGCCGAACTTTCACAAATTAAAATGCAAGGGAAATTGCAAAAGGCAAGCAATACTCAGTAGTTGTAGCATCTTTATGGAACTTGTAGAAACTTGAGATACTGTTGCATTAAAAACAAAGTTTAACCTACAAATTTAGCATGTCCAAGAAATTACAAGTTTAATTTATCCAAAGAAATGACCACAAAACCTACAAGTTCTACCTCTCAAATCCTTCCACTCAATAATGCTTTCATCCAAATTTCTTTCTCATCATCTGATACGGTGAAGAAAATATCTATAGTCTTATGATCACAAGCAATTTTTCTTGTCGCTTTGTGTCGCTCCAACATGCTAAGACTAGGTAACTGTGTTAAAATCTCATTGGCTTTCATTATTTTTTCAGTGCTTTCATCACATTCCAATGCTTTACTCAATCGGTTACTTACCTTGTTAAGTTCTTCCCCAAGAATAGTTGTCGTCTCTCAAATAACTCTAGACAAATCTTTAGTGCTCTCGCCTTTTCTCCTTTTTGACTTAGAACTCTCTTCATTTGATCCAAACGTGAAATCTTGGACATATGAACcagcactacaagaatttttggatttaaccacacctaatagacaacagtttttcaagaaattgttgtcttttttccatttaacaacagttttattgaaaactgttgttgttcactataatattttttaaataacgaCAGCTTTTCAAaacactgttgtctaatgtgtgtcaaagacaacggttttaaaaaactattgtcttttagtgttgcttatgtgataatatacaatAGTTTTactaaactgttgtctattgaatgttgttgaatcctaaaaacacaacagtttttttaatttcatgaaaaaaaacctaaaatcCACTTCTATGTGACTCTTCAAACGAACAAAAACCTATCTCCGACTCCTCCTTCGCGACTCCTCCGCGAAAGACGCTCCTCGTCGCTCTCGCTGCTTTTCCTTTAAAGTGTTAGCGCATCGACTTTTCGGCACTTCCTTACAGCTTCGTCAACAGCCATGGAGGGGCAACGTGTCTCCAAGAAGCCTAACCGCGCCTCTTCTTCCTCCCAGCCATGGAGGAAAGCACAAGCGAAACCCTAACCGCGCCTCTTCTTCCTCCCAGCCATGGAGGGGCAACGTGTCTCCAAGAAGCCTGCTTCGTCAGTCTACGTTGACGTCTTCGGAGGTCCTCCCCGTTTCGCCgcctctcctttcccttcccaCCCCGATGACTACGCGGAGATTTTCGGAGGTTCAGGGACCTCCTGCAGCATCCCCTTCCTCGATCTGCCCCCGGCAatgtgtcaaagacaacggtgataCTGCCGTAGTGCGCGACGGCCCTGGATTTGACTACTCTGAGGTCTTCGGGGACTTGGACTTTCGGGAATTTTCTGTACCGCATGAGGACTTGTTTTCCTCGAGTTGGGGCGTGGAAGTCGGTTCCACGAACGGGAGGTGTGCTTCTGAATCTCTTTTGTTAGCTGTCTTTGTCGAGTGGTATTTTGTTGGTGTTGTGTAGAAAAAGATCATCTTTTTGTCGACTAATGGCTTATAAGGGTTATTATGCAAAAGTTCCTCGAACCTGGACATAAAAGGGTTTGAGCAGCACTAGGGTTTGGTAAAAAAGACAGCCGTGCCTGACGAGCGGTGCGGTAGTGCTTCATTCTATTCAACACGTTCTTTTCTCTCCGATCAATCTTTGGATTCCATTGGGTGGATTTTTATTCTTCCGGTATTCGTATCATTGCTCCCATTTTTCTTGTTTTTGATTTGTTTTTGTTGCATAAATTAGGCTTTAAAGCAGAGTCATTTGGAATTTGGTTTTGGTAATAATGGACGAATGCGTTCATCTTTTTATTGTGAATTTGTTTTTGGCTCGTTAAAGGATGACGCAGCTATATGATGAATAACTCCTAAAAACCATGGAAACTTTTTCCACATGAAGCTTTTTGTCATAGTTATTCTGATAGTGCTATACATATGCAGACCTTTGCGTTTTTGCActtccttttcatttttttttcaagttttttgTTCCACAATTCACTGATTTTCTGAACGTTTCTTTTGTCGGAACGACAGATACTTCAAAAGTTGTGAGATTTCTATTTGCCTGAGACCGAGGCAAGATCCACAGTCCTGCACGCCCACTAAAATTAGCTTGATTCATGGATTCATGCTTCTTTCTCGATTTCATTGCTCTGTTTGTGTTAAAAACAACATTTTGTATGATCTTTATGCTCGGACCCTTCAGATAACAACAATGATTAACCTTTGAGTCTCAACTATTTGGGATCTATTTTTGGTTGATACACTGGTTTAATCACAACATTAATATAAAATCTTAAATTCTGTCCCAACAAGAGCTTGTGTTCATAATAATGATATTCATTTGTTTATCCTAATAAGATTTTAGGCATTGTTGATTTGACTTAGCCGTTCATTGACACCAGTAAGCAAGATTTGTGTAATGCCATTAATTGGTGAACAATTACTCAAAGCTATGGAGTAATCTCCACATGAAAGCTCTGTCATAGTTACTCTGATAGTGTCTTATTCCTTATGCTCTGTTGCTCAGGAAATATATCTGGAATTTTAGCTGTTTTGTTCATTCTTCCTTTTAGGTCGTCTATTCATACTCCTTCAGATAACAACAATGAGTAACCCCTGAGTGTCAATTATTTGGAATTTATTTTTGGTTGCTACATAATCACTGCATTAATATAAAATCATAAATTTTGTATCAACAAGAGGTTGTACTCATAATAGTGATATTATGCTACTGCGGTTTATGAAATAAACAACTCTTATTTGGAAGCTTACACTCAAATTGACAACAAGTTAAAGTATGTACTTGTATGTTTTACACTACCAATCCCATTGCTTGTGTTTGCATATCACTTGACAATCTTTAACACGTGTCTCTATTCATCTAGTTCTAAGGAtaaataattagttttttttgttCTTGTACCATATAAGAGTTTTGTGTTTTTTCTTTCCCATTTAcaatgagtttttgaaaatcaaacTTGGCTTGTAGTGATAGTATCAAAAATTATATCAGTATACTTTATCTAAGTGATTGTTTGAACAATTTTATAGCATGCATCttgacaattaatataattttgaagatcACTATCAAGGAAGAATGTTCAAAGGAAAGTAAAGGCTAAGGAGAAAAGCTTACACTTCTTACTTCTCCAAATCTAGAATTAAATCGTAAGTTAGATTAAATTACAGTTACTTTAtcatttcttagttttttttcttaacttacaTTTGCAATATTTGCATCTCAATTCATTCGATTATGTTCACTTTGTATTAAACATGAAGCTAAAAGGTGTTTTGTACATATTAAAGACACTTTGGTGGTTTTTTTAGTTTCAATCTACTGCTCTTTTTAGCATCTTTATCctgctataatgttattctttaatATTATGTTGCATTGATTTCTAAAAGTTGCATGACATCTCTCTACTCTGCCTTCAAAACTAACGATTTATGTCGTTTCAGGTAATTACTGTAGCCATTCCTACTATAGTTGGTGAAAACCTTAACATGTTCATGACTTTAAAATAGTATATTCCAGATTTTCTTAAGGTGAGGACACAAATTTAATGAGGAATATACTTTATAAGATGTTAACATCTAAATTGGTATCCTATGCATCAGCTTGATGATGTAATAGATCTTGAGATtccaagaggaagaaatagacttgtttctttaaatggtgaaacttaaattaaagattagAAAGTCAACTGATGTAACATGCCACTCCACTTCTCTTTTTATGATTTAGCTCATGATCAATGTAAACTTAAAGTATTAATCCAAAGCCTATGGTAACTTTctggattcatttttatttaagacattctttcctttaatggtccCTTTTAGAATTTAATGTATGACTTACTCCTTAGCATCATATGGAGTGTGTGGAAACGTTTGCATTAGATTGTACCTTTTAGAATTAATGCTGCTTGATCactgggaaaaataatgtttgcatggtttataatagaagctttgtatgcagtgacatagaatgaaaattctgcttaataagaaatttaagagccaccatattgtttcaagaggttaccatttatgttacatagataacgctttttgcacttctgttagatgactatatcaaatgatttttatagttatgtaacatttatgcagtgcaattagaatcatgcgtacagtttaatttctaatttgtaatatatatctttattcgaataggtgtcctcaagagtattgggaagaatgcagacaagctaaaaaaatggagatactttaacaaattaaggagcactaggagctgcaatcccttctcttcaccgacatctaagtagaaaatctcgtgttatattgttct is a window encoding:
- the LOC121979295 gene encoding probable inorganic phosphate transporter 1-8, yielding MAGGDNLQVLHALDAAKTQWYHFTAIIVAGMGFFTDAYDLFCISLVTKLLGRIYYFDPTSEKPGTLPPNISAAVNGVAFCGTLSGQLFFGWLGDKLGRKKVYGMTLMLMVICSVASGLSFGHTAKGVMATLCFFRFWLGFGIGGDYPLSATIMSEYANKKTRGAFIAAVFAMQGFGIITGGIVALIFSAGFNSRFDAPPYAVDRAGSTVPEADYVWRIILMLGAAPAVLTYYWRMKMPETARYTALVAKNAKQAAADMSRVLQVQIVEEQEKVEQLTSKKANNFGLFSREFARRHGLHLLGTTTTWFLLDIAFYSQNLFQKDIFSAINWIPKAASMNAIEEVYRIARAQTLIALCGTVPGYWFTVAFIDIIGRFTIQIMGFFFMTVFMLCLAVPYHHWTTPGNHIGFVLMYALTFFFANFGPNSTTFIVPAEIFPARLRSTCHGISAAAGKAGAIVGAFGFQYAAQSRDPAKRDKGYPAGIGVRNALFVLAVCNLLGLLFTFLVPESKGKSLEEMSGENEGEQETEAAAAPSKTIPV
- the LOC121979296 gene encoding dehydrodolichyl diphosphate synthase CPT3-like, with translation MEKHSQRPEPKNLNSVWRFLRRCLFSVLSFGPMPKHIAFIMDGNRRYAKKMQIKEGSGHNVGFTSLVSSLQYCYEMGVKYVTVYAFSIDNFKRKPEEVGSLMHLMKEKIDQLLEEESIVHKFGLKLNFWGSLDLLPEPIRSAAEKAMVHTANNTGPVLSICVAYTSTNEILRAINKSCARFEDKTGEGSDPANSILVTDLEENLDSASCSEPDIVIRTSGETRLSNFLLWQSTFSHLQSPNLFWPEFSLRHLIWSVLEYQKVYPYLEARRKLCQES